In Drosophila pseudoobscura strain MV-25-SWS-2005 chromosome 4, UCI_Dpse_MV25, whole genome shotgun sequence, the following proteins share a genomic window:
- the Klp31E gene encoding kinesin-like protein KIF21A isoform X2, whose product MISEEDPINKDSSVRVAVRIRPQNSRELIDMCRICTTVAIGEPQILLGSDKAFTFDYVYDTCSNQGQIYKESVEPLVESTLQGYNATVLAYGQTGSGKTYTMGTGFDREYDDIQLGIIPRAVQHIFSGIEDFETTANNETSAIGSPQFSLAVQYIELYNEDIFDLLDPFNKNTTFKIHEAANGQIEITGASIKPINHPQDALKFLQQGALARTTASTKMNDQSSRSHALFTIFVRRQRLLTPTNNVLDNDLETLTSKFHFVDLAGSERLKRTLATGERAREGISINCGLLSLGNCISALGDKSKRALHVPYRDSKLTRLLQDSLGGNSRTLMIACISPSDRDFMETLNTLKYANRARNIKNKVQINKDQSSRTISQLRRDVSALQMELLEYKQGKLVVDCDGNATRSDTFNENILLLSENKRLKQRLKSMQETINTLTERNAHLQLEKDLNKWSNDTNLDLDKNNIVEHYIKEIEKLKAKLIESKEMQNQLKAYIGKWQQPHKNVYNEQGNIIDLAKKGLERDKELLMSQSLPGIQNQNLRLDESENSSSDSEEEGVVADLHDINSDIEIKSKLIEQLELSQERIELMRRHYEEKLTVLNCKILNTQNERDEFLTNMVSSTSVQSKESIRKMKTEYERKITNMQGELKRLQHAQTEHIRQHRELKSQSVRINTLRIELEKLKFTKVKLMKSISEQSSRHKEEDTKKSKKISKLQEDQRRQKNALLSLKEQMNAKDQMIKRKTEEVIALRKSQRGRLSQKGASNLISKVGKFESSKSRSTQQQWEKLYRFILHAARTRQLITQLENELQRLILEREDRCRELNIMQNCQNADKKSEDFNEQDSLKTNIRYLQETIEHVQQAIMEFEDSKESAQSGIYKIQNFLDNIKTVEEAKYVLQKLSDSAIILTCNLAITETHLQENESLLQEAQQENNIQQQILQHFLSQNSNVHMSDMFLSLNLKSNTNTLWHSSQKSLLSTGTYDIPKEDIFEDSAHNPDNPETSSRTPSPGIDTLPDKTSKIRSRTAKRQDLLFGDVQIPTQPNRMSRSYTKNDVICGNPLMRVSSTPGYLKL is encoded by the exons ATGATTTCCGAAGAAGACCCCATAAATAAGGACAGTTCAGTGCGTGTGGCTGTAAG AATTCGACCTCAAAACTCGAGAGAGCTCATCGATATGTGCCGTATTTGTACAACAGTAGCTATTGGAGAGCCTCAAATTCTTCTTGGATCGGACAAAGCCTTCACTTTTGACTATGTCTATGATACTTGTTCAAATCAG GGTCAAATATACAAAGAAAGCGTGGAGCCATTGGTTGAGAGTACCTTACAAGGCTATAATGCTACAGTACTAGCATACGGACAAACGGGGTCGGGAAAAACATATACAATGGGGACTGGGTTTGACCGTGAATACGATGACATTCAACTTGGGATTATACCTAGAGCAGTGCAACACATATTTTCTGGTATCGAAGATTTCGAAACTACTGCAAATAATGAGACGTCTGCCATTGGAAGTCCACAGTTCAGCCTTGCGGTCCAATACATAGAGTTGTATAATGAGGACATTTTCGATCTCTTAGACCCATTTAATAAGAACACAACCTTTAAAATTCATGAAGCTGCCAATGGACAAATCGAGATAACAGGCGCATCTATAAAGCCAATTAACCATCCCCAAGATGCATTAAA GTTCCTTCAGCAAGGTGCTTTAGCACGCACTACTGCATCAACGAAAATGAATGATCAGTCATCACGATCACATGCATTGTTTACAATATTTGTCCGCAGGCAGCGTTTACTTACGCCTACAAACAATGTTTTAGATAACGATCTTGAAACTTTGACTtcgaaatttcattttgtcGATTTGGCGGGTTCTGAACGTCTTAAACGGACTTTGGCTACGGGAGAACGTGCACGTGAAGGCATATCTATTAATTGTGGACTTTTATCCCTAGGAAATTGTATATCAGCGCTTGGTGATAAGTCCAAGAGAGCTTTACATGTACCTTATCGGGACTCCAAGTTAACACGGCTCCTTCAAGACTCCTTAGGTGGAAACAGTCGGACTTTAATGATTGCATGCATATCGCCAAGCGATCGGGACTTTATGGAAACATTAAATACATTAAAGTATGCAAACCGAGCGAGGAATATTAAGAACAaagttcaaataaataaagatcAAAGCTCACGAACCATTTCACAACTGAGAAGAGATGTCTCAGCTTTACAAATGGAATTACTAGAATATAAACAg GGTAAACTGGTAGTGGATTGCGACGGAAATGCAACACGTTCGGACACATTTAATGAAAATATCCTGCTTTTATCAGAAAATAAACGGTTGAAGCAACGTCTCAAATCAATGCAAGAGACAATTAACACGCTAACTGAACGAAATGCACATCTACAACTAGAAAAGGATTTAAATAAATGGTCAAATGACACAAATTTAGATTTAgataaaaataatattgttGAACATTATATAaaagaaatcgaaaaactAAAAGCTAAATTAATAGAATCTAAAGAAATGCAAAACCAACTGAAAGCTTATATtggaaaatggcaacaacCTCATAAGAATGTCTATAATG AGCAAGGAAATATTATAGACTTGGCAAAAAAAGGCTTAGAAAGGGACAAGGAGTTATTAATGTCACAATCCTTACCAGGAATACAAAACCAGAATCTCAGATTGGATGAATCTGAAAATTCCAGTAGCGATTCGGAAG AAGAAGGAGTGGTAGCAGACTTGCATGACATTAACTCGGACattgaaattaaaagtaaattaattGAGCAGCTTGAGTTGTCACAGGAAAGAATAGAACTCATGCGTCGCCACTATGAAGAAAAACTTACTGTGCTAAATTGTAAAATTTTGAACACTCAAAACGAACGAGATGAGTTCTTGACAAATATGG TTTCATCTACATCAGTACAATCAAAAGAATCTAtaaggaaaatgaaaacagaaTATGAACGTAAGATAACAAATATGCAAGGTGAGCTCAAAAGATTACAGCACGCACAGACGGAACATATTCGACAACACAGAGAACTTAAATCCCAAAGCGTTAGAATAAATACCTTGCGAATCGAACTTGAAAAGTTGAAGTTCACAAAA GTTAAATTgatgaaatcaatttcagaaCAATCTAGTCGACACAAAGAAGAGGACActaaaaaatcgaaaaaaattTCGAAATTACAAGAGGATCAACGTCGCCAAAAAAATGCATTATTATCTTTAAAAGAACAAATGAATGCCAAGGATCAAATGATAAAGCGAAAAACTGAAGAGGTAATTGCCCTCCGTAAAAGTCAAAGAGGCCGGCTAAGCCAAAAAGGGGCTTCCAATTTAATATCAAAAGTCGGGAAGTTTGAGAGCTCAAAGTCTCGATCCACCCAGCAGCAATGGGAAAAGTTGTATCGCTTTATATTACACGCAGCCAGAACAAGGCAACTAATCACACAATTAGAAAACGAATTGCAACGTTTAATATTGGAACGAGAAGATCGTTGTCGTGAGCTAAATATAATGCAAAATTGCCAAAATGCGGATAAGAAATCTGAAGACTTCAATGAACAAGACAGTTTAAAGACCAACATTAGGTATTTACAAGAAACTATAGAACATGTACAGCAAGCCATTATGGAATTTGAAGACAGCAAAGAATCTGCACAGAGTGGCATATATAAGATCCAGAATTTTTTGGATAATATAAAAACAGTTGAAGAAGCAAAATATGTTCTTCAAAAGCTTTCCGACAGTGCTATTATACTTACATGTAATTTGGCCATAACGGAGACCCATTTACAGGAAAATGAATCCCTACTACAAGAAGCTCAACAAGAAAATAACATTCAACAGCAGATATTACAACATTTTCTGTCGCAAAACAGTAATGTGCATATGTCAGATATGTTTCTTTCTTTAAATCTTAAAAGTAATACAAATACATTATGGCACAGTTCGCAAAAGTCATTATTAAGTACTGGAACATATGATATACCAAAAGAGGATATATTTGAAGATTCTGCACATAACCCAGATAACCCAGAAACAAGTAGTAGAACCCCATCACCTGGAATCGACAC CTTGCCGGATAAGACTTCCAAAATACGCAGCCGAACCGCTAAGAGACAAGATCTCCTGTTTGGGGACGTTCAAATACCTACTCAG CCTAATAGAATGTCTCGATCCTACACAAAAAATGATGTTATCTGTGGTAATCCGCTTATGCGAGTTTCAAGTACTCCAGGATATTTAAAGCTCTAG
- the lft gene encoding protein limb expression 1 homolog isoform X1: MVYPEEPFWVLPTVTGFYEDRDYRVNVVEALQEFWQMKQSRGADLKNGALVIYESIPSNSQPYVCFVTLPGGSCFGSFQNCPTKAEARRSSAKIALMNSVFNEHPSRRISDEFILKAVQDARASFKTTLQGNEGTESGIEAFRFMLEANKGRTMLEFQELMTVFQLLHWNGSLKAMRERQCSRQEVVAHYSNRSLDDEMRAQMSLDWIAREHDSPGVIRRELLLAERELETSRMAGRELRFPKEKKDILMIAHNQLGGSNLNSASIDHL, translated from the exons ATGGTATACCCTGAGGAACCCTTTTGGGTTTTACCCACGGTAACTGGATTTTACGAAGATAGAGATTATAGAG TAAATGTAGTGGAAGCACTTCAAGAATTTTGGCAAATGAAACAGTCACGAGGAGCGGACCTTAAAAACGGCGCACTTGTAATATACGAATCGATTCCGTCCAATAGCCAGCCTTATGTATGTTTCGTAACACTGCCTGGGGGTAGTTGCTTTGGTAGCTTTCAG AACTGTCCAACAAAGGCGGAAGCAAGACGTAGCTCGGCTAAAATTGCTTTAATGAACTCCGTATTTAATGAACATCCGTCGCGTCGAATTAGCGACGAGTTTATTTTGAAGGCAGTACAGGATGCACGTGCTTCCTTTAAAACAACACTACAAGGCAATGAAGGGACAGAATCTGGAATCGAAGCTTTCAG GTTTATGCTGGAAGCAAATAAGGGAAGAACCATGTTGGAATTCCAAGAATTGATGACTGTATTCCAGCTCCTGCATTGGAATGGGTCTTTGAAGGCAATGCGAGAACGCCAGTGTTCAAGGCAAGAAGTAGTGGCGCACTATTCAAACCGCAGTCTAGATGACGAAATGCGTGCACAGATGTCTTTAGATTGGATAGCTCGTGAACATGATAGCCCTGGCGTTATCCGAAGGGAGTTGCTTTTGGCCGAGCGCGAGCTAGAGACTTCTCGTATGGCTGGTCGGGAATTACGCttcccaaaagaaaaaaaggacaTATTAATGATAGCTCATAATCAGCTGGGTGGAAGTAACTTGAACTCGGCATCTATTGATCATTTataa
- the Klp31E gene encoding kinesin-like protein KIF21A isoform X1, protein MISEEDPINKDSSVRVAVRIRPQNSRELIDMCRICTTVAIGEPQILLGSDKAFTFDYVYDTCSNQGQIYKESVEPLVESTLQGYNATVLAYGQTGSGKTYTMGTGFDREYDDIQLGIIPRAVQHIFSGIEDFETTANNETSAIGSPQFSLAVQYIELYNEDIFDLLDPFNKNTTFKIHEAANGQIEITGASIKPINHPQDALKFLQQGALARTTASTKMNDQSSRSHALFTIFVRRQRLLTPTNNVLDNDLETLTSKFHFVDLAGSERLKRTLATGERAREGISINCGLLSLGNCISALGDKSKRALHVPYRDSKLTRLLQDSLGGNSRTLMIACISPSDRDFMETLNTLKYANRARNIKNKVQINKDQSSRTISQLRRDVSALQMELLEYKQGKLVVDCDGNATRSDTFNENILLLSENKRLKQRLKSMQETINTLTERNAHLQLEKDLNKWSNDTNLDLDKNNIVEHYIKEIEKLKAKLIESKEMQNQLKAYIGKWQQPHKNVYNEEQGNIIDLAKKGLERDKELLMSQSLPGIQNQNLRLDESENSSSDSEEEGVVADLHDINSDIEIKSKLIEQLELSQERIELMRRHYEEKLTVLNCKILNTQNERDEFLTNMVSSTSVQSKESIRKMKTEYERKITNMQGELKRLQHAQTEHIRQHRELKSQSVRINTLRIELEKLKFTKVKLMKSISEQSSRHKEEDTKKSKKISKLQEDQRRQKNALLSLKEQMNAKDQMIKRKTEEVIALRKSQRGRLSQKGASNLISKVGKFESSKSRSTQQQWEKLYRFILHAARTRQLITQLENELQRLILEREDRCRELNIMQNCQNADKKSEDFNEQDSLKTNIRYLQETIEHVQQAIMEFEDSKESAQSGIYKIQNFLDNIKTVEEAKYVLQKLSDSAIILTCNLAITETHLQENESLLQEAQQENNIQQQILQHFLSQNSNVHMSDMFLSLNLKSNTNTLWHSSQKSLLSTGTYDIPKEDIFEDSAHNPDNPETSSRTPSPGIDTLPDKTSKIRSRTAKRQDLLFGDVQIPTQPNRMSRSYTKNDVICGNPLMRVSSTPGYLKL, encoded by the exons ATGATTTCCGAAGAAGACCCCATAAATAAGGACAGTTCAGTGCGTGTGGCTGTAAG AATTCGACCTCAAAACTCGAGAGAGCTCATCGATATGTGCCGTATTTGTACAACAGTAGCTATTGGAGAGCCTCAAATTCTTCTTGGATCGGACAAAGCCTTCACTTTTGACTATGTCTATGATACTTGTTCAAATCAG GGTCAAATATACAAAGAAAGCGTGGAGCCATTGGTTGAGAGTACCTTACAAGGCTATAATGCTACAGTACTAGCATACGGACAAACGGGGTCGGGAAAAACATATACAATGGGGACTGGGTTTGACCGTGAATACGATGACATTCAACTTGGGATTATACCTAGAGCAGTGCAACACATATTTTCTGGTATCGAAGATTTCGAAACTACTGCAAATAATGAGACGTCTGCCATTGGAAGTCCACAGTTCAGCCTTGCGGTCCAATACATAGAGTTGTATAATGAGGACATTTTCGATCTCTTAGACCCATTTAATAAGAACACAACCTTTAAAATTCATGAAGCTGCCAATGGACAAATCGAGATAACAGGCGCATCTATAAAGCCAATTAACCATCCCCAAGATGCATTAAA GTTCCTTCAGCAAGGTGCTTTAGCACGCACTACTGCATCAACGAAAATGAATGATCAGTCATCACGATCACATGCATTGTTTACAATATTTGTCCGCAGGCAGCGTTTACTTACGCCTACAAACAATGTTTTAGATAACGATCTTGAAACTTTGACTtcgaaatttcattttgtcGATTTGGCGGGTTCTGAACGTCTTAAACGGACTTTGGCTACGGGAGAACGTGCACGTGAAGGCATATCTATTAATTGTGGACTTTTATCCCTAGGAAATTGTATATCAGCGCTTGGTGATAAGTCCAAGAGAGCTTTACATGTACCTTATCGGGACTCCAAGTTAACACGGCTCCTTCAAGACTCCTTAGGTGGAAACAGTCGGACTTTAATGATTGCATGCATATCGCCAAGCGATCGGGACTTTATGGAAACATTAAATACATTAAAGTATGCAAACCGAGCGAGGAATATTAAGAACAaagttcaaataaataaagatcAAAGCTCACGAACCATTTCACAACTGAGAAGAGATGTCTCAGCTTTACAAATGGAATTACTAGAATATAAACAg GGTAAACTGGTAGTGGATTGCGACGGAAATGCAACACGTTCGGACACATTTAATGAAAATATCCTGCTTTTATCAGAAAATAAACGGTTGAAGCAACGTCTCAAATCAATGCAAGAGACAATTAACACGCTAACTGAACGAAATGCACATCTACAACTAGAAAAGGATTTAAATAAATGGTCAAATGACACAAATTTAGATTTAgataaaaataatattgttGAACATTATATAaaagaaatcgaaaaactAAAAGCTAAATTAATAGAATCTAAAGAAATGCAAAACCAACTGAAAGCTTATATtggaaaatggcaacaacCTCATAAGAATGTCTATAATG AAGAGCAAGGAAATATTATAGACTTGGCAAAAAAAGGCTTAGAAAGGGACAAGGAGTTATTAATGTCACAATCCTTACCAGGAATACAAAACCAGAATCTCAGATTGGATGAATCTGAAAATTCCAGTAGCGATTCGGAAG AAGAAGGAGTGGTAGCAGACTTGCATGACATTAACTCGGACattgaaattaaaagtaaattaattGAGCAGCTTGAGTTGTCACAGGAAAGAATAGAACTCATGCGTCGCCACTATGAAGAAAAACTTACTGTGCTAAATTGTAAAATTTTGAACACTCAAAACGAACGAGATGAGTTCTTGACAAATATGG TTTCATCTACATCAGTACAATCAAAAGAATCTAtaaggaaaatgaaaacagaaTATGAACGTAAGATAACAAATATGCAAGGTGAGCTCAAAAGATTACAGCACGCACAGACGGAACATATTCGACAACACAGAGAACTTAAATCCCAAAGCGTTAGAATAAATACCTTGCGAATCGAACTTGAAAAGTTGAAGTTCACAAAA GTTAAATTgatgaaatcaatttcagaaCAATCTAGTCGACACAAAGAAGAGGACActaaaaaatcgaaaaaaattTCGAAATTACAAGAGGATCAACGTCGCCAAAAAAATGCATTATTATCTTTAAAAGAACAAATGAATGCCAAGGATCAAATGATAAAGCGAAAAACTGAAGAGGTAATTGCCCTCCGTAAAAGTCAAAGAGGCCGGCTAAGCCAAAAAGGGGCTTCCAATTTAATATCAAAAGTCGGGAAGTTTGAGAGCTCAAAGTCTCGATCCACCCAGCAGCAATGGGAAAAGTTGTATCGCTTTATATTACACGCAGCCAGAACAAGGCAACTAATCACACAATTAGAAAACGAATTGCAACGTTTAATATTGGAACGAGAAGATCGTTGTCGTGAGCTAAATATAATGCAAAATTGCCAAAATGCGGATAAGAAATCTGAAGACTTCAATGAACAAGACAGTTTAAAGACCAACATTAGGTATTTACAAGAAACTATAGAACATGTACAGCAAGCCATTATGGAATTTGAAGACAGCAAAGAATCTGCACAGAGTGGCATATATAAGATCCAGAATTTTTTGGATAATATAAAAACAGTTGAAGAAGCAAAATATGTTCTTCAAAAGCTTTCCGACAGTGCTATTATACTTACATGTAATTTGGCCATAACGGAGACCCATTTACAGGAAAATGAATCCCTACTACAAGAAGCTCAACAAGAAAATAACATTCAACAGCAGATATTACAACATTTTCTGTCGCAAAACAGTAATGTGCATATGTCAGATATGTTTCTTTCTTTAAATCTTAAAAGTAATACAAATACATTATGGCACAGTTCGCAAAAGTCATTATTAAGTACTGGAACATATGATATACCAAAAGAGGATATATTTGAAGATTCTGCACATAACCCAGATAACCCAGAAACAAGTAGTAGAACCCCATCACCTGGAATCGACAC CTTGCCGGATAAGACTTCCAAAATACGCAGCCGAACCGCTAAGAGACAAGATCTCCTGTTTGGGGACGTTCAAATACCTACTCAG CCTAATAGAATGTCTCGATCCTACACAAAAAATGATGTTATCTGTGGTAATCCGCTTATGCGAGTTTCAAGTACTCCAGGATATTTAAAGCTCTAG
- the nmd gene encoding ATPase family AAA domain-containing protein 1-B isoform X1: MDHFSFGGADLTRGQIFQVIIRLSVASMVTYYSVKWMMNQLDPTSKNKKKAKGLAEEQLKRLSENDGLKINAHDFNDYELMIASHLVVPADITVGWSDIAGLNLIVQELRESVVLPVQHKDLFKSSKLWQAPKGVLLHGPPGCGKTLIAKATAKEAGMRFINLDVAILTDKWYGESQKLTSAVFSLAAKIEPCIIFIDEIDSFLRARNLNDHEATAMMKTQFMMLWDGLSTNTNSTVIVMGATNRPQDLDKAIVRRMPAQFHIGLPSETQRTEILKLILESEEVSPDVDLNRLSKLTNGFSGSDLREMCRNASVFRMRQLIEVKNNSGSSISVIDKTNLKITMDDLLSSHLKIKESKMHTGSLFLENRIDLD, translated from the exons atGGATCATTTCAGTTTTGGTGGAGCAGACTTAACGAGGGGACAGATTTTTCAAGTCATAATACGTTTATCTGTTGCTTCAATGGTTACATATTATTCTGTTAAATGGATGATGAACCAGCTGGACCCTACcagtaaaaacaaaaaaaaggccaAAGGCCTTGCAGAAGAACAATTAAAaag GTTAAGTGAAAATGATGGATTGAAAATAAATGCCCATGACTTTAATGACTACGAATTGATGATTGCGTCACACCTTGTTGTTCCAGCTGACATTACAGTCGGGTGGAGCGATATTGCAGGATTGAATTTGATTGTTCAGGAGCTTCGTGAATCTGTTGTTTTGCCAGTTCAACATAAAGATTTGTTCAAAAGCTCAAAATTGTGGCAGGCCCCAAAAGGTGTACTTCTTCACGGGCCACCTGGTTGCGGAAAAACTTTAATAGCGAAAGCCACGGCAAAAGAGGCTGGGATGCGCTTTATCAATCTGGACGTAGCCATTCTAACTGATAAATGGTACGGGGAATCTCAAAAACTTACGTCTGCTGTTTTCTCACTAGCTGCAAAAATCGAACCTTGTATAATATTCATTGATGAAATCGATTCGTTCCTTCGGGCCCGTAATTTAAATGACCACGAGGCCACCGCAATGATGAAAACTCAGTTTATGATGTTATGGGATGGTCTAAGCACAAATACCAACTCGACCGTGATTGTAATGGGCGCAACAAACAGACCACAGGATTTAGACAAGGCTATTGTTCGCCGAATGCCAGCACAATTTCACATTGGTCTTCCATCTGAAACCCAGCGAACAGAAATACTAAAATTGATATTAGAGTCTGAGGAAGTAAGTCCGGATGTTGACTTAAATCGTTTGTCTAAGCTCACCAACGGGTTTTCAGGTTCAGATCTTCGAGAAATGTGTCGAAACGCATCAGTTTTTAGAATGAGACAACTAATTGAGGTTAAAAATAATTCAGGCTCTAGTATATCCGTCATAGACAagacaaatttaaaaattacaaTGGATGATTTGCTGAGCTCACATCTAAAAATTAAGGAGTCTAAAATGCACACCGGTAGTTTGTTTTTAGAAAATAGAATTGATCTAGATTAA
- the nmd gene encoding ATPase family AAA domain-containing protein 1-A isoform X2, protein MDHFSFGGADLTRGQIFQVIIRLSVASMVTYYSVKWMMNQLDPTSKNKKKAKGLAEEQLKRLSENDGLKINAHDFNDYELMIASHLVVPADITVGWSDIAGLNLIVQELRESVVLPVQHKDLFKSSKLWQAPKGVLLHGPPGCGKTLIAKATAKEAGMRFINLDVAILTDKWYGESQKLTSAVFSLAAKIEPCIIFIDEIDSFLRARNLNDHEATAMMKTQFMMLWDGLSTNTNSTVIVMGATNRPQDLDKAIVRRMPAQFHIGLPSETQRTEILKLILESEEVQIFEKCVETHQFLE, encoded by the exons atGGATCATTTCAGTTTTGGTGGAGCAGACTTAACGAGGGGACAGATTTTTCAAGTCATAATACGTTTATCTGTTGCTTCAATGGTTACATATTATTCTGTTAAATGGATGATGAACCAGCTGGACCCTACcagtaaaaacaaaaaaaaggccaAAGGCCTTGCAGAAGAACAATTAAAaag GTTAAGTGAAAATGATGGATTGAAAATAAATGCCCATGACTTTAATGACTACGAATTGATGATTGCGTCACACCTTGTTGTTCCAGCTGACATTACAGTCGGGTGGAGCGATATTGCAGGATTGAATTTGATTGTTCAGGAGCTTCGTGAATCTGTTGTTTTGCCAGTTCAACATAAAGATTTGTTCAAAAGCTCAAAATTGTGGCAGGCCCCAAAAGGTGTACTTCTTCACGGGCCACCTGGTTGCGGAAAAACTTTAATAGCGAAAGCCACGGCAAAAGAGGCTGGGATGCGCTTTATCAATCTGGACGTAGCCATTCTAACTGATAAATGGTACGGGGAATCTCAAAAACTTACGTCTGCTGTTTTCTCACTAGCTGCAAAAATCGAACCTTGTATAATATTCATTGATGAAATCGATTCGTTCCTTCGGGCCCGTAATTTAAATGACCACGAGGCCACCGCAATGATGAAAACTCAGTTTATGATGTTATGGGATGGTCTAAGCACAAATACCAACTCGACCGTGATTGTAATGGGCGCAACAAACAGACCACAGGATTTAGACAAGGCTATTGTTCGCCGAATGCCAGCACAATTTCACATTGGTCTTCCATCTGAAACCCAGCGAACAGAAATACTAAAATTGATATTAGAGTCTGAGGAA GTTCAGATCTTCGAGAAATGTGTCGAAACGCATCAGTTTTTAGAATGA
- the lft gene encoding protein limb expression 1 homolog isoform X2 — protein MNSVFNEHPSRRISDEFILKAVQDARASFKTTLQGNEGTESGIEAFRFMLEANKGRTMLEFQELMTVFQLLHWNGSLKAMRERQCSRQEVVAHYSNRSLDDEMRAQMSLDWIAREHDSPGVIRRELLLAERELETSRMAGRELRFPKEKKDILMIAHNQLGGSNLNSASIDHL, from the exons ATGAACTCCGTATTTAATGAACATCCGTCGCGTCGAATTAGCGACGAGTTTATTTTGAAGGCAGTACAGGATGCACGTGCTTCCTTTAAAACAACACTACAAGGCAATGAAGGGACAGAATCTGGAATCGAAGCTTTCAG GTTTATGCTGGAAGCAAATAAGGGAAGAACCATGTTGGAATTCCAAGAATTGATGACTGTATTCCAGCTCCTGCATTGGAATGGGTCTTTGAAGGCAATGCGAGAACGCCAGTGTTCAAGGCAAGAAGTAGTGGCGCACTATTCAAACCGCAGTCTAGATGACGAAATGCGTGCACAGATGTCTTTAGATTGGATAGCTCGTGAACATGATAGCCCTGGCGTTATCCGAAGGGAGTTGCTTTTGGCCGAGCGCGAGCTAGAGACTTCTCGTATGGCTGGTCGGGAATTACGCttcccaaaagaaaaaaaggacaTATTAATGATAGCTCATAATCAGCTGGGTGGAAGTAACTTGAACTCGGCATCTATTGATCATTTataa